A genomic segment from Vicinamibacteria bacterium encodes:
- a CDS encoding DUF507 family protein, with product MRLTAEEIQYVSRKIVKTLVGEGKLQIDSEPRIVDGIARVITEELQIEDRLNEEVREVLIQHASEMERSNVTYTEMFKMLKKKMAREKGIIL from the coding sequence ATGCGCCTCACCGCGGAAGAGATTCAATACGTCTCCCGAAAGATCGTGAAGACGCTCGTGGGAGAAGGCAAGCTGCAGATCGACTCCGAGCCCCGCATCGTGGACGGCATTGCCCGGGTGATCACCGAGGAGCTGCAGATCGAGGACCGCTTGAACGAAGAGGTGCGGGAGGTGCTGATCCAGCACGCCTCGGAGATGGAGCGCTCGAACGTCACCTACACGGAGATGTTCAAGATGCTCAAGAAGAAGATGGCGCGGGAGAAGGGGATTATTCTGTGA
- a CDS encoding cytochrome c3 family protein: MPQIFHHSTNTLSRVSIFGAVFMGAAGLWLILEINRSPYVTRAFEAREQPVPFSHAHHVGGIGIECRYCHTAVDRSAVAGIPPTKTCMNCHSQIWSQSPTLEPVRASFRTDTSLEWTRVHDLPDFVYFNHSAHVNKGIGCSTCHGRVDRMPLTWQVHSLQMEWCLECHRQPEKYVRPKAEVYNIAYEAPADQLERGRRLVREYGIHTRVSCSTCHR; encoded by the coding sequence ATGCCGCAGATTTTCCACCACAGCACCAACACCCTGTCCCGGGTGAGCATCTTTGGAGCCGTGTTCATGGGAGCGGCGGGCTTGTGGCTGATCCTGGAGATCAACCGCTCGCCCTACGTGACCCGGGCCTTCGAGGCTCGCGAGCAACCTGTGCCCTTCTCCCATGCCCACCACGTCGGCGGCATAGGCATAGAGTGCCGGTACTGTCACACTGCCGTCGACCGGTCCGCGGTGGCGGGCATCCCGCCCACCAAGACGTGCATGAACTGCCACTCCCAGATTTGGTCCCAGAGCCCGACCCTTGAGCCGGTGCGGGCCAGCTTCCGCACCGACACCTCCCTGGAGTGGACGAGGGTGCACGACCTTCCCGACTTCGTCTATTTCAACCACAGCGCCCACGTGAACAAGGGGATCGGCTGCTCGACCTGCCACGGGCGCGTGGATAGGATGCCCCTCACCTGGCAGGTGCATTCGCTGCAGATGGAGTGGTGCCTGGAATGCCACCGGCAGCCCGAGAAATACGTGCGCCCGAAGGCGGAGGTGTACAACATCGCCTACGAGGCCCCCGCCGACCAACTCGAGCGGGGGCGGAGGCTGGTCCGCGAGTACGGCATTCACACCCGCGTCTCTTGCTCGACCTGCCACCGATGA
- a CDS encoding M48 family metalloprotease encodes MYGLVGLSLGFAAFLVIGGLGSLAVAAARPRRGYSLSPAEAGGQARSLFALRLLPAAAGLVFAAGFYAPAYLLLEPRDTGETVSPGLALLVVAAAALVFTGLRRGLKTWVAGRRLVAGWMRGARPLHLPGLALPAYGISHPFPVVAVVGMWRPRLFVAERVLAGLTGEELAAVLAHEEGHLVARDNLRGLLLRCCPDPLALLPIGDRLFRAWTEAAEAAADEHSARAGSPRALALAGALVKVARMAPVGQRASLPASAFHDGAAIVRRVKRLLDRTESKEAATSLLRTPRALGTWAFLSVLALFGTSPLVLRAVHALTEAALRLLR; translated from the coding sequence ATGTACGGCTTGGTTGGCCTCAGCCTCGGGTTCGCCGCCTTCCTGGTCATAGGGGGCCTAGGCTCCCTAGCCGTGGCCGCCGCCCGGCCGCGCCGGGGCTACTCCCTGTCCCCGGCGGAGGCGGGGGGGCAGGCCCGTTCGCTCTTTGCCCTGCGTCTTCTCCCCGCCGCGGCCGGGCTCGTCTTCGCCGCCGGCTTTTACGCCCCCGCCTACCTCCTTCTCGAGCCGCGCGACACCGGGGAGACGGTGAGCCCGGGTCTGGCCCTGCTCGTGGTGGCCGCGGCCGCCCTCGTCTTCACCGGTCTCCGGCGGGGCCTCAAAACGTGGGTGGCCGGGCGGCGGCTCGTCGCCGGCTGGATGCGGGGCGCACGTCCCCTCCACCTTCCCGGGCTCGCCCTCCCCGCCTACGGGATCTCCCACCCCTTCCCGGTGGTGGCGGTGGTGGGTATGTGGCGGCCCCGCCTGTTCGTGGCGGAGAGGGTCCTGGCCGGGCTCACGGGCGAGGAGTTGGCGGCCGTTCTCGCCCACGAGGAGGGCCACCTCGTGGCCCGCGACAATCTCCGGGGATTGCTCCTCCGCTGCTGCCCCGACCCGCTGGCGCTGCTACCCATAGGCGACCGTCTCTTCCGGGCGTGGACGGAGGCGGCGGAGGCGGCCGCCGATGAGCACTCGGCGCGGGCCGGCTCGCCGCGGGCGCTGGCCCTGGCGGGGGCGCTGGTCAAGGTCGCGCGCATGGCTCCCGTCGGCCAACGGGCGTCGCTTCCCGCGAGTGCTTTCCACGACGGGGCGGCCATCGTCCGGCGGGTCAAGCGGCTCCTGGATCGAACCGAAAGCAAAGAGGCTGCCACGTCGCTCCTCCGCACGCCCCGCGCCCTGGGCACGTGGGCCTTCCTCTCCGTCCTCGCCCTCTTCGGCACGAGCCCGCTGGTCCTTCGGGCCGTGCACGCGCTGACGGAGGCCGCTCTCCGCCTTCTTCGCTGA
- the upp gene encoding uracil phosphoribosyltransferase, which produces MSFDLVRHPLVEDCLARLRDRATPPDEFRRLARRVSLVLTIEATRDLALKEGMVETPLETAPARRLAPRVVAVPVLRAGLGMMDAFLELVPQAEVGYFGLERNEETAVARRYYEKVPKNLGDALVFLLDPMLATGGSAAMAVDGLRGLGAKEVRLLCIVAAPEGVAHLAAVAPAARIYCAALDRTLNDRKYILPGLGDFGDRLFRT; this is translated from the coding sequence ATGTCCTTCGACCTCGTTCGCCATCCCCTGGTGGAGGATTGCTTGGCCCGGCTGCGGGATAGGGCCACACCACCGGACGAGTTTCGACGGCTCGCCCGGCGGGTGAGCTTGGTCCTCACCATCGAGGCCACCCGCGACCTCGCCCTGAAGGAGGGCATGGTAGAGACGCCCCTGGAGACCGCACCCGCGCGCCGGCTGGCCCCGCGCGTGGTGGCGGTGCCCGTGCTGCGGGCGGGCCTGGGGATGATGGACGCTTTCCTGGAGCTCGTGCCCCAGGCGGAGGTTGGCTATTTCGGCCTGGAGCGCAACGAGGAGACGGCGGTAGCCCGCCGCTACTACGAGAAGGTTCCCAAGAACCTGGGGGACGCCCTCGTCTTTCTGCTCGACCCCATGCTGGCCACGGGGGGATCGGCGGCGATGGCGGTGGACGGTCTGCGGGGGCTGGGCGCGAAGGAGGTCCGCCTGCTCTGCATCGTGGCCGCTCCCGAGGGCGTGGCCCACTTGGCCGCCGTCGCGCCCGCGGCGAGGATCTACTGTGCGGCGCTCGACCGTACCCTCAACGACCGCAAATACATCCTTCCTGGACTGGGGGACTTCGGGGACCGCCTCTTCCGGACCTGA
- a CDS encoding BlaI/MecI/CopY family transcriptional regulator: MSLPRFFVHPFRRPRGLSPLGHLEGRVMDELWRRPEGACVRDVQAAFSGTLAYTTLMTTLDRLHRKGVLDRRKAGRAYVYTPRWSREELERGLASDLIGSLLDGDAEAAQPVLSCIVDAVGERDRLLLDELDRLVKEKRRRLGQKRGL; this comes from the coding sequence GTGAGTCTCCCCCGGTTTTTCGTCCACCCCTTCCGGCGCCCGCGGGGTCTTTCCCCCCTCGGCCATCTCGAGGGGCGCGTCATGGACGAGCTGTGGCGACGGCCGGAGGGGGCCTGCGTGCGCGACGTGCAGGCCGCCTTCTCGGGCACCCTGGCTTACACCACGCTCATGACCACTTTGGACCGGCTCCACCGCAAGGGCGTCCTCGATCGCCGCAAGGCGGGCCGCGCCTATGTCTACACCCCCCGCTGGAGCCGGGAGGAGCTGGAGCGCGGCCTGGCGAGCGACCTGATCGGGAGTCTTCTGGACGGGGACGCTGAGGCCGCCCAGCCCGTGCTCTCTTGCATCGTCGACGCTGTGGGTGAGCGGGACCGCCTCTTGCTCGACGAGCTGGACCGCCTGGTGAAGGAAAAACGGCGGCGGCTGGGGCAGAAGAGGGGGCTGTGA
- a CDS encoding DUF3108 domain-containing protein, translating into MAGARGWAALAAVLAGPVPPAPLPFGPGEDVSFRITYAHLLAGRATLRVEPGPEAGRGMLRFVAEAKSEGFFSWLLGFRVDDRTVATWDPAAGCSLGIEKHLREGRAVRDQVVVFGPGSDTAVVTDPKIKETRFDVGPCVLDVLSAFFVARARGLPEGEGLTLPLFDNGRRYVLSVRLRGRERLDLPPPLGKAVPTMIVEPLLLEGTGLFVKAGRLMIWLTDDARRIPVRLRSKVAIGSVSADLESYHAPADGRP; encoded by the coding sequence GTGGCGGGGGCCAGGGGTTGGGCGGCGTTAGCGGCGGTCCTCGCCGGCCCCGTCCCCCCGGCTCCGCTTCCCTTTGGCCCCGGCGAGGACGTCTCCTTCCGGATCACGTACGCCCACCTCCTGGCCGGGCGGGCCACTCTCAGGGTGGAGCCGGGCCCGGAGGCGGGACGAGGGATGCTGCGGTTCGTGGCGGAGGCGAAGAGCGAGGGCTTTTTCTCCTGGCTCTTGGGGTTTCGGGTCGACGACCGGACGGTGGCGACCTGGGACCCTGCCGCCGGCTGCTCGCTCGGGATCGAGAAGCATCTGCGGGAAGGCCGCGCGGTTCGCGATCAGGTTGTTGTTTTTGGGCCGGGGTCGGACACGGCGGTGGTGACGGATCCCAAGATCAAGGAGACCCGCTTCGATGTTGGTCCCTGCGTTCTCGACGTGCTCTCCGCCTTCTTCGTGGCCCGGGCCCGCGGGTTGCCGGAGGGGGAGGGCCTGACCCTGCCCCTGTTCGACAACGGCCGGCGCTATGTGCTGAGCGTGCGCTTACGGGGGCGAGAGCGGCTCGACCTGCCCCCCCCGCTGGGAAAAGCCGTTCCCACCATGATCGTGGAGCCGCTCCTCCTGGAGGGAACGGGCCTCTTCGTTAAGGCGGGGCGCCTCATGATCTGGCTGACCGACGACGCCCGCCGCATCCCCGTCCGGCTCCGCTCCAAAGTGGCGATCGGGTCCGTGTCCGCCGACTTGGAAAGCTACCACGCACCCGCGGATGGCCGCCCGTAA
- a CDS encoding DUF507 family protein: protein MKLSREKILRLSHLILSQLDADEEVEYFADPQEIRQEMVKLISDEMKADEAIDALVRRKIESQKRPIVEGSDEWEVLYRKYYEEEVARHRKVML, encoded by the coding sequence ATGAAGCTCTCCCGGGAGAAGATCCTCCGCCTGTCCCACCTCATCCTTAGCCAGCTCGACGCGGACGAAGAGGTGGAGTACTTCGCCGACCCCCAGGAGATCCGCCAGGAGATGGTGAAGCTGATCTCCGACGAGATGAAGGCGGACGAGGCCATCGATGCCCTCGTGCGCCGCAAGATCGAGAGCCAGAAGCGCCCGATCGTAGAGGGGTCCGACGAGTGGGAGGTCCTCTACCGGAAGTACTACGAGGAGGAAGTGGCCCGCCACCGCAAGGTGATGCTGTAG
- the nrfD gene encoding NrfD/PsrC family molybdoenzyme membrane anchor subunit: MGSAEQPIIGPGHTYGSVTDKISSLVLKRRTPLGWFIGVSIASTLFLGLLFSLAALLLKGVGLFGITIPIGWGFDIVNFVWWIGIGHAGTLISAILLLLRQEWRTSINRFAEAMTLFAVACAGVYPIFHMGRPWVGAYWLMPYPNTMGLWPNFRSPLIWDVFAVSTYATVSALFWFVGLIPDLATLRDRARSRAWQIVYGILAMGWRGSAKHWHNYETAYLLLAGLATPLVVSVHTVVSFDFAVGVVPGWHATVFPPYFVAGAVYGGFAMVLTLAIPLRKAYGLEDFITLRHLENMAKVMMATGLIVAYGYMIEAFMAWYSGNPYETYMIWNRMTGPYRHMYWALIFCNVFTPNLLWVKNLRTSVPFLFVVSLVVSVGMWLERFVIIVTSLHRDFLPSSWGMYSGTYVDWSTFVGTIGLFLTLLFLFVRFLPVISIFEMRTILPGAAVGGEKP; the protein is encoded by the coding sequence GTGGGTAGCGCGGAGCAACCGATCATCGGTCCTGGCCACACCTACGGCAGCGTCACCGACAAGATCAGCAGTCTTGTCCTCAAGCGCCGGACCCCGCTCGGCTGGTTCATCGGGGTGAGCATCGCCTCCACCCTGTTCCTGGGCCTCCTCTTCAGCCTGGCCGCCCTCCTCTTAAAAGGGGTCGGCCTCTTTGGTATCACCATCCCCATCGGCTGGGGCTTCGACATCGTCAACTTTGTTTGGTGGATCGGGATCGGCCATGCGGGGACCCTGATCTCCGCCATCCTCCTCCTCCTCCGGCAGGAGTGGCGGACCTCCATCAACCGCTTTGCCGAGGCCATGACCTTGTTCGCGGTGGCCTGCGCAGGCGTCTATCCGATCTTCCACATGGGCCGGCCGTGGGTGGGGGCTTATTGGCTCATGCCCTACCCCAACACCATGGGGCTCTGGCCCAACTTTCGGAGCCCGCTCATCTGGGACGTGTTCGCGGTCTCCACCTACGCCACCGTCTCCGCCCTCTTCTGGTTCGTGGGCCTCATCCCCGACCTGGCCACCCTGCGCGACCGGGCCCGGAGCCGGGCCTGGCAGATCGTCTACGGGATCCTGGCCATGGGTTGGCGCGGGTCGGCCAAGCACTGGCACAACTACGAGACCGCCTACCTCCTGCTGGCCGGGCTGGCCACGCCCCTGGTCGTCTCCGTCCACACCGTAGTGAGCTTCGACTTCGCGGTCGGGGTTGTGCCCGGCTGGCACGCCACAGTCTTCCCGCCCTACTTCGTGGCGGGGGCCGTCTACGGGGGGTTCGCCATGGTTCTCACCCTAGCCATCCCCCTCCGCAAGGCCTATGGGCTCGAGGACTTCATCACCCTCCGCCACCTCGAGAACATGGCCAAGGTGATGATGGCGACCGGCCTGATCGTGGCCTATGGCTACATGATCGAGGCCTTCATGGCCTGGTACAGCGGCAACCCCTACGAGACCTACATGATCTGGAACCGCATGACCGGGCCCTACCGACATATGTACTGGGCCCTGATATTCTGCAACGTCTTCACTCCCAACCTCCTTTGGGTGAAGAACCTCCGCACCAGCGTCCCCTTCCTTTTCGTGGTGTCGTTGGTCGTGAGCGTGGGCATGTGGCTGGAGCGGTTCGTCATCATCGTGACCAGCCTGCACCGCGACTTCTTGCCCTCCTCCTGGGGGATGTACTCGGGGACTTATGTGGATTGGTCCACCTTCGTGGGTACGATCGGGCTCTTCCTGACCCTTCTGTTCCTCTTCGTGCGCTTCCTGCCCGTGATCTCGATCTTCGAGATGCGGACCATCCTCCCCGGGGCCGCGGTGGGGGGGGAGAAGCCGTGA
- a CDS encoding TAT-variant-translocated molybdopterin oxidoreductase, with protein MSIDPKSIPSAPIELLGTRRGLDGPGGPRFWKSLDELAETQEFREFVHREFPEQASQFEDPEGRREFLKIMGASLALAGLGACTRQPQETILPYVKQPEQVVPGRSLFFASAVTLGGYAKGVLVESHEGRPTKVEGNPDHPQSLGATDVFGQAHVLGLYDPDRAQTVKFYGEVRTWAVFNEALRAALEKQRGSRGAGLRFLSGTVTSPTLRTQLEGILAEFPAARWHQYEPAGRDNVRAGAILAFGEPVEAQYRLERADVILSLDQDFVGSGPANLRLVREFASRRRVQGERAEMNRLYVVESTVSAAGAVADHRLPLRASEVEGFARAVAAALGLPVEGGTSAHAAFIAALAKDLRTRAGASLVMAGEGQPPAVHALAHAMNQALGSVGKTVVYTDPPEAKSEDQLASLKELGADMEAGRVELLIILGSNPVYNAPADLEFARRMDKVGLRIHLGLYEDETGERCHWTLPEAHPLEAWSDARAVDGTVSILQPLIAPLYGGRSAHEVLAAFGDPPDQAGYDIVREHWRARGLAADFEKRWARALHDGVVAGSALPEKRVTLKIGPWSRPADAAPAGGLEIVFRPDPSVWDGSFANNGWLQELPKPLTKLTWENAALLSPATAARLGLPSPQETSRGAVSPIIELQYKERRLRAPAWIVPGHPDDSVTVHLGYGRTRVGRVGNGAGFSAYALRTSGAPWFDSGLEVRGTGETTRLACTQNHWSMEGRHPVRVAATTADYDRKPHFAREMGEDPRPGSSLFPPHKYEGHAWGMAIDLNACVGCNACVTACQSENNIPVVGKDQVARGREMHWIRVDRYYEGDPGRSETIEAYHQPLPCMHCENAPCEVVCPVAATVHSDEGLNEMVYNRCVGTRYCSNNCPYKVRRFNFFLYQDWDTPSLKMMRNPDVTVRSRGVMEKCTYCVQRINRARIEAKNEGRGIREGEIKTACQSVCPAEAIVFGDVNDPKSRVSRLKAEPRNYGLLSELQTQPRTTYLAAVRNPNPEISRG; from the coding sequence ATGAGCATCGATCCCAAGTCCATCCCCTCCGCGCCCATTGAGCTTCTCGGCACGCGCCGAGGTCTGGACGGCCCCGGGGGGCCCCGCTTCTGGAAGAGCCTGGACGAGCTCGCGGAGACCCAGGAATTCCGAGAGTTCGTGCACCGCGAGTTCCCCGAGCAGGCCTCCCAGTTCGAGGACCCCGAAGGCCGGCGCGAGTTCCTCAAGATCATGGGGGCCTCCCTGGCCCTGGCCGGTCTCGGTGCCTGTACCCGCCAACCCCAGGAGACCATCCTCCCCTATGTGAAGCAGCCGGAGCAGGTCGTCCCTGGCCGCTCCCTCTTCTTCGCTAGCGCGGTGACGCTGGGCGGCTACGCCAAGGGCGTGCTGGTAGAGAGCCACGAGGGGCGGCCCACCAAGGTTGAGGGCAACCCCGACCACCCCCAGAGCCTGGGCGCCACCGATGTCTTTGGCCAAGCCCACGTCCTCGGCCTCTACGACCCGGACCGGGCCCAGACCGTGAAGTTCTACGGTGAGGTGCGCACCTGGGCCGTTTTCAACGAGGCCCTGCGCGCCGCCCTCGAGAAACAGCGGGGCAGCCGGGGCGCGGGCCTGCGGTTCCTGAGCGGCACCGTCACCTCCCCGACCCTGCGCACACAGCTGGAGGGGATCCTGGCCGAGTTCCCGGCCGCCCGCTGGCACCAGTACGAGCCGGCCGGCCGGGACAACGTGCGCGCGGGCGCGATCCTGGCCTTCGGCGAACCCGTGGAGGCCCAATACCGGCTGGAGCGGGCGGACGTGATCCTCTCCCTGGACCAGGATTTCGTGGGCAGCGGTCCCGCGAACCTGAGGCTCGTGCGCGAGTTCGCCTCCCGGCGCCGGGTGCAGGGCGAGCGCGCGGAGATGAACCGGCTCTACGTGGTGGAGTCAACGGTCTCCGCGGCGGGTGCGGTCGCCGACCACCGGCTGCCCCTGCGGGCCTCCGAGGTTGAGGGCTTCGCGCGGGCGGTGGCGGCGGCCCTGGGTCTGCCCGTGGAGGGGGGAACCTCCGCCCACGCGGCCTTCATCGCCGCCCTCGCAAAGGATCTCCGCACGCGGGCGGGGGCCTCGCTGGTGATGGCGGGCGAGGGCCAGCCCCCGGCCGTCCACGCCCTGGCCCATGCCATGAACCAGGCGCTCGGCAGCGTCGGCAAGACCGTGGTCTACACGGACCCCCCGGAAGCCAAGAGCGAGGACCAGCTCGCCTCCCTCAAGGAATTGGGGGCAGACATGGAGGCGGGCCGGGTGGAGCTGCTGATCATCCTGGGCAGCAACCCCGTCTACAACGCCCCCGCCGACCTCGAGTTCGCGAGGAGGATGGATAAGGTGGGGCTGCGCATCCACCTCGGGCTCTACGAGGACGAGACGGGGGAACGCTGCCACTGGACCCTGCCCGAGGCCCACCCCCTCGAGGCCTGGAGCGACGCCCGGGCCGTGGACGGCACCGTTTCCATCCTCCAGCCCCTGATCGCACCCCTCTACGGCGGGAGGTCGGCCCACGAGGTCCTGGCCGCCTTTGGGGACCCACCGGACCAGGCGGGCTACGACATCGTGCGCGAGCATTGGCGAGCCCGGGGCCTGGCCGCCGACTTCGAGAAGCGCTGGGCGCGGGCCCTTCACGACGGTGTCGTCGCGGGGTCGGCCCTCCCCGAGAAGCGCGTCACCCTGAAGATCGGCCCGTGGTCGAGGCCGGCCGACGCCGCCCCCGCGGGCGGCCTGGAGATAGTGTTCCGACCCGATCCCAGCGTGTGGGACGGGAGCTTCGCCAACAATGGCTGGCTGCAGGAGTTGCCCAAGCCGCTCACCAAGCTTACCTGGGAGAACGCCGCCCTTCTGAGCCCGGCGACGGCGGCGAGGCTCGGCCTGCCCTCCCCCCAGGAGACGAGCAGGGGCGCGGTGAGCCCGATCATAGAGCTCCAGTACAAAGAGCGCCGGCTGCGGGCCCCGGCCTGGATCGTTCCCGGCCACCCCGACGATTCGGTGACCGTCCACCTTGGCTATGGCCGGACACGGGTGGGACGGGTCGGCAACGGCGCCGGCTTCAGCGCCTACGCCCTCCGCACGAGCGGGGCCCCCTGGTTCGACTCCGGCCTCGAGGTCCGGGGCACCGGCGAGACCACCCGGCTGGCCTGCACCCAGAACCACTGGAGCATGGAGGGCCGGCACCCGGTGCGGGTGGCGGCCACAACCGCCGACTATGACCGGAAACCCCACTTCGCCCGGGAGATGGGCGAGGACCCCCGACCCGGCTCCTCCCTCTTCCCGCCCCACAAGTACGAGGGACACGCCTGGGGCATGGCCATCGACCTGAACGCGTGCGTGGGCTGCAACGCGTGTGTCACCGCCTGCCAGTCCGAGAACAACATCCCGGTGGTGGGCAAGGATCAGGTGGCCCGGGGCCGGGAGATGCACTGGATCCGGGTGGACCGCTACTACGAGGGTGATCCCGGCCGCTCGGAGACCATCGAGGCCTATCACCAGCCCCTCCCCTGCATGCATTGCGAGAACGCCCCCTGCGAGGTGGTGTGCCCGGTGGCGGCGACCGTGCACAGCGACGAGGGGCTCAACGAGATGGTCTACAACCGCTGCGTGGGAACGCGGTACTGCTCCAACAACTGTCCCTACAAGGTGCGCCGCTTCAACTTCTTTCTCTACCAGGATTGGGACACGCCCAGCCTGAAGATGATGCGGAACCCGGACGTGACCGTGCGCAGCCGGGGCGTGATGGAGAAGTGCACGTACTGCGTGCAGCGCATCAACCGGGCCCGCATCGAGGCCAAGAACGAAGGGCGCGGGATCCGGGAGGGGGAGATCAAGACCGCGTGCCAGTCGGTCTGCCCGGCCGAGGCCATCGTGTTCGGGGACGTGAACGACCCCAAGAGCCGGGTCTCCCGGCTCAAGGCCGAGCCCCGGAACTACGGCCTCCTGAGCGAGCTGCAGACCCAGCCCCGCACCACCTACCTGGCGGCCGTGCGCAACCCCAACCCGGAGATCTCCCGTGGGTAG